The nucleotide window TTAAAGGCCAAACACTTGGTGGGCAAGAGCACTCAAACATTGTTACCACTTGAACACCAAATActcaaataagaaaaagaagaaggccTAGGGTTTCTCAGATGACGGTGTTCAGTGGGTTGATTTTCAAAagtgaaaaagaaaaatttttttaaaaaagagagTAGTACGGCATTAACAAGACAACAATTCAAATTACGCTTTTTATCTTCATTATTTTCCAGAAGTGATATTATATGATTATATATTGTACTGTTTTCTTCCGCTTTGTCTTTTCTAGTTTTTGTCCCTTCTCTTGTTatgacttgaaaaaaaaaaattatacatcaGATTTATCATGTATAAATATGAAgttctattatatatatatatattttttaagtcTAGGATGGAATAAATTTAgataaacatttttcttttcttgtcattTTATTTAGCTctgtttattttataaaaaatatattttatacataCCTTTTAGTGTTTGGGCACTTAAGAAATAATGAactaatagaatttttttttaataaaaaggaaaattaaattatttttaaagaaaataattttttctttataGGAAAAAATGttctattttctaaattttgataatcttattaaaatatgaaaattttatataaatacatACTATAATTTAATATTGTAATCAAATAgtgtaaaatatttttataaaaattatttttttagaaagaATTTCTCAttggaaaacatttttttatatataaattatttttcacaaaaCAAACAAAGCTTTAATTAATTGCACaatttttaatgttaaattattaattaagatTTATCAATTTTAGGAgtttatatgttttaatttttaatgttaaatCATTAATTAAGATTTATCAATTTTAGgagtttatatgtgattttctatttaattaaaCAGGATTCTactatttgaaaataataaacatTATTCTTTGTAGTCTTTATTATATAGCAACTTTAGAAAGCTCTATAATTCTTTTTGAAAAAatattatgtattatatttttttatttaaaaaattatattaaaattaaattcttaatcttttatattataaggTTTATACACCTAAATGATATATAAATGTCACATTATAATGTCCATCTAAAAAtatcatttattaaatttctatTAATTGAGTGTTTATGCACTTGAGTATCATtcaaacattaaaaataaatgttcaaaaaaatagataaaagcaCCGTGTTCCTTGTTAACTTTACCAATTGTACAATGCATCTTAAAAAAAATGGGTTGGGAATTTTTGTATGGAGAAGTAGTAGGGGTAATTTTTATAACTAGCCCTTAAATTTTATCTCGTATTTCACTTGCAactcttaactttaatttatgtaacgtcttgaatttttaaataattattttatataggaATTAACTAATTTGTTAGGCTCAGGAGGGGCATTGTATAGTTATTGTATTGTGGCTTGAGGCCTTTTTGATTAAGAAGTGTTAGTTGAGTTATTTTACAGGTTGAGTAGATCCTAGATATAGAAAATTTTTTGTTGGATTTCCGGCAAAAACTTAGGGTGTCTTATGCTTTTTAGTTCTTTATTTTGAGTTAATATTGATGAATTGCTTAAATATGATTGTTTAGGTGATCCAAGTCAATCTTCCTAATTTTCTCAGCCACTCCAGTTATATTTAGATAATCTGTaaatagatattaattttatttataatttcaatattattattatatatttcaaGGCATGCTCAggcattcacttataaatatatttatgtagttaaatactaggcacgccttatattacattttatttaATGAGACTGTTGTGGATGTCGCCTTAATATAATTTAGAGCTGTGTACATGTGTCGGCATGTGTGTAATGTGATTATAAATATGGGTAGGATAGGTAGttgcggctggagcttgacttgctGGGATTGATTATTTTTTTGTGAATAAGTCGAGGTGAGTAAGGTTTTGAATTGATCTCGCTGActccgcatttggattattaagaaaaAGTCCGGcttaagttgatctcgctggcaggcgTTAGAATTAAGAAagttgtataggagatcagctcttATATGTATATACACATTGATGTGACACGTGGATGTGTGAGTActtcaaattatcttttgtgcgaatattatttaaattatttgaaaatatgtatgtatgttgcatttcatataTAGGAATGTATTTAGATTtaaatagttataaaaattgtatttgaaatcaatattttactttaTTAGTCAAACACCCACCccctatttaattattttttctcagGTGATAGGTGTATTCTTTGAGAATAACTGCTTTCTTTCTTATAGGTTTACTAGAAAAGTTTAATTGTGCTTTTATTTTCCTTGTTTGTATTCTAAAACTCTGCATATATCAGTAATGTATTAATTATGTCTGGGGTTGTAATAAATTAAACTGTTGGCATTGTAAATTTATTATATGAATGCACATGAGTGCATGAGATATATTGTTTctatggatgagggagctgagctctcattcAATTATTCATTTGTTTGAAGATTATGAGGGTGAGCTGAACTCCCCAAATTGTGTTATTTTGATGTTTATAGGTTGAGTGAGTTGATACTCCATGTTAGATAGTCTAATTTACCGCCAGACTCTATTCGTTTAATGTCTTTAAATTGGACTATAATTATAGGTTTTATGAATGGGttaagaatagttaggcttactacggactTCGAAATCCTTATGCTAACCCAAGTCCTAATACCGGTTCCATCCagaatttgggtcgtgacaatttattactaaaaaaatctctgaaatttaattttgtttcATAAAAATCCCTCTAACTTGTTATAACAGGTTTTCaagttaaagaaaaatgaaatcacCATCTTAGCTTATATCCTCTTACACTAAAAAAAGCACCAACTGTTTCAATCACTATTTATACCTACTACAAAAATGCTAATGTTATTATAACGATCTGTTTTATGAAAAGAATGAAAATTTATCATCCACTAAAAAGTGCTGAAACAATATTTATAGATGTTACATTGTACATAGTTTAGAaggatttttttaatttgaaaacttACTATTGCAATTAGCTAGattttttgtgaaataaaattaaaattcaagaattttttttaataataaattgaagttaaaggataaaaataaaaaatggggCAAAGTTTACGGATGAACTATTTAAAAATTGGCTGAAAGAGATATTGCACTAAGGCAGTATTAACgaattttaataaatgatattaaaattatctgtaaaaaaatgaaatattaaattcAAACTTAGTATgaaccaagaaaaaaaaaaccgtAAAAGTAATTTGTCTAAAATTTAACAAGCATGTGCATCTGTGGACAGCCATGGGCATGGCATCTGTAGGTAAGGTACTACCATGCAGTTGCAGGCTTCTCCAAGCCagataagaagaagaaaaagaagaaagagagCATATGCGAGGCACATGTGCAACCACTTGCATATAGGTGATATTTCGTTATCTCTATCAACAACAGGCACACTCGAACAGTCGAACATGAACGTCACTGTCTCTAGTATTTTCAAACTGGATTGTAGCTTATTATGAAGCAAAATCCGTTcatcatctatatatatatatatatatatttgccaCATTGTCTCTATACGACTCCTAAATTATTATTATGAACTATATATTTTGCTCTTGGGAAAGACTCTGGACATTGAATGGGTGACTACTAAAAACACTATTAATTGATTATATAGTGCGTACATAAGCATGAACTGAATAATACATAGCTAATGAAAAGCTTGTATACTCTGGCCCTGAGATCACTGTGCTCCAACAGTGAAGCATTTGTTGCAGTATGAGAAGAATCCATTTTATGGTGGTCCAAATCGTAAAAGAAAATGAACCAGTTGTTGCTCCATGCAGCCCCATCAAAAACACCTTTTATTTCTTGTGCTTTTCTGCAATATTATTGAAGTTCACTGTTGAGTATATCTAATTAATCATATCCACAAAAATTGAAGAAAGATGGCATAGCCACACCTTAATTAACCCTAATGATAAATGTACAATTATTTATTCATAAATGAGAAATATTCCATTGTCAATGAGCTCAGTATGGATTGAAGAATAAAACACTCACATCAAAGAGATAACGTGATGGAGTTTCCTTCATCAATTGCAGCAAAAGACCCAtcaatttttccaaatctcatttTAGTTACCTTGGATGATCATGACCTATATATTGTGCATGAAACTTGAGAGTGACAACTTAATTTGTATGAGACTTCTTTTTAATCTCAATCCTCTATTTATTCTTTTTACTTATTCATAGATTATGGCTCTGCCACTCACTCCCCATATGTCTTTCAAGAGACAAATTAATGGGTGGCTGAAAAGATTAAAAGAAGGAAGGGCAACGCATGCAAGAAATGTCAAATTGAAAAGAGAAGTACACTTGCATAGCCGGACGGATAACATCTTTGTGTTGCTTTCAGCACTATGCAACATATATATATCCTTTAGATAATGATTAGGCATCCCAATTCAAATGTTAAGTCATTATAAGGGTAatcatataaaaaattttaaagctAACACATTCATTCAATCAAATGATCAAATTTCTGCAAGTTTCTTTGGATTCCTGCTTAAGTAGCTGGGCAGGCCTAAACTAATAACTTACTCCCAAGTTGGGCCATGGTGGAAATTAGGCTCAGGCCCATTTTTGACAATTTAGTTTGGGGATCTGTTTAGATTCGGAGATCTGGAAGTCTTCCGATTAAGTTGACTTCTTACAATCACCAGAAAAAGCTCAAAGAGAACACGTAGCTCTGGttaattaatgattaatttaaaaaataaaaattcataataataataataataataattattattaatatgatTATAGAAAAATCTATCTTTACATAATTATAAgagatttatttaaaataattataataattaatataattataagaaattaatttaacataattatagtaattattattcttattaaaattaatttatatttttatatataaatagatatagtatttttataaataaaacaatatgtataatttttttcattatcGCTTATAtgctaataataataaagtgTAAGAATGGATTATATATTGGCATTTTTATCTTCATCACAATTTTcactttaatataaaaaaatatatttttatattgcaatttaaaattatataaatataaaatatatcattttattttaaaatacctcatttattattgaattttattatttttaattgcaatcatttataatattatatgaacaaaaattatttaaagttaaaaattttaaaatgaaaaatctgTAATCTTTATAAAAACTAATTTTATATTTACACAAGTAAAAAgagtattatatatttaataattcctTTAGATTGAATAGGGGTAAGCTTTTacctaaattaaatttatgattgattcaatatataaatatgtataattcacctatttaataaataaatttcaatatatatatatatatatatttcataaataaattattattatatatatatatatatataattttattgtatAATATTTCTTCTATTGAACTAATATAAGTGCTAATTGAGATTGAAATTAGGAGGTTTTAATGTATTTATTGTTTTAAAGCTTTATGTATTATTgagttttataattaaaaaatatttttaaaaaaaatataattttagatattattacaaaataatttaaaaatttttaaacatataaatttactttttaattaattttcaatacttttaaattaatatatttagtaaaatatttttatcaatattatctctattaataatatcaaatagaaatagttaaaaaaattatttagttttgtttaaaatttttatgatgaAAATatgatgaattttaattttaaattatttaaaaatatattttagaaaaaaaaaggcaattctaataataataataataacatatcCTTAAACTTGAAAACTTCCCTAATCAATCTCAGTGTTGTGCTGTTATGTTAAATAGGGGGGTTTGGAAGATATTTTATGCAAGAAAATATCTTTTCGGAAGATATTTTAACCACAGTACAGAGGTGGTACGTGGGATtcaagaatttgtttccaacaatGGGGGACCATATTATTACTCTTTGAATGCAGACATTATAATTATGTTAATCTTGATCAttgccaataattttttttttcaatttcagtcCTTAATTAATTGTCTGCAAATATGggaaatcatattcaaaatttataatgttattttctttaattaattttatattttacacAATATTTATATTAAGTATCAAAAAAAGTTACAAGTATCCACGCATAGTGGAATCTATACCCATTACACAAACTCATCATTGAACATATATCCCATTTAGACAAATTCCAATCTTTTAAATGGTCCCTATTAATCtcaattattttgtttttttgataatttttttttttttaattttgtgggTATTCATTTTTAGAACTTAATCCATTTCTTTGTGTTTATTGTTTGTTTAATGATGGAATGATTAATTAAAGGATAATTAAATTGGGATTAGACagcataataatattaatttcctATATTTATTTAGTATTATTACACTGTTATAGTATAAAGTAGTGTCGTGTCATGTCATGTCAACTTCAACCTGAGCCTTATAGAGTTGAGTTCCATTGCTTGGAAACAGGACCCAACTTTCTATCAGTCTCATTTTACGCACGTGGCCCAACAACTTCTTCTTTTTCAAATCCTCCAGCAAAATGGCCGATGGGATTGGGACCCATGAAAGTGAAATTAGTAGGCCTAATGAGTTGTAGTGGACCCACTTGCTGGCCTATAGTGGTAAGAAAGACATGGCCCCACGAAGAGCCTTCACCGTTCATGTCTTTGCCCTTTCATCAACGCGTGGCTATCCTGCGGGTTGGTCTTCTTGTACCACCTCTGGTTAAAGCACTTCtctttgtttgtttgtttgttatGTATCCTCTTTGACGCATTTAACGTTCTATAATATATTAGTATTATCTCTCTCTGTCCCTCTATTTACTTGCCTACATCAATCAAACCTACTTGCGCATTTTATCAAACACCTGTGTCAAGTACTGTTATTAGCAAACTCTTGCAATTTTCTTGGCCGTTTtgcaacataatattcatatatattaattaattaatgttaaAAAAACCAAGAAACAAGAAAAGGTTGGGAAGAAAAACTGCAAATGGAATGGGGACTACAAGGAGATACGTGACAGTTAACAAGCACTAGAAGTCAAATCGTTCGCCGCCCTAATCGTCCTGACCACTGTGATGTGACGGACCCACCAACTCCCTTTACCGTTCTACCCTCTTTCCCttcaatttcttcacccaaaaaaACGTCTTCTTCGCCCCCATTCCAAAACACCTCTCCTCTTCCTCCACCTCCTCGGCTGTCGTCTATCGTTGGAGCCACTCTTTGTCTTGTTTTGGTAGTAAAGGGATTGTAAAGAGAGAAATTTTATAATGAGAGATGGTGGGTTTAAGCATAGTTTTGGAGGCACAAAAGGGTGGTGTTAACGAGAAAACCCCACAATTGATCAGCAAAGCCATTGTGATGATCAATAAACCCTCTCCTTCTTCAAGCTCTTTTTCTTCCCACTCGTCTTTTCCGGTACTTAATTTTCTTGAGCATTGCTTCCTCTGTGGACAGAAACTCTTGCCTGGAAAGGACATCTACATGTACAAGTAAGCAATATGTAGCAAACAAACACCATACTGTTActacttctcttccatttttaatGTTTTTCTTCAAATACCCACATCTTATTTGGCGGATATTGGCCCAATAAGCACTTCATTCTCGCTTGCCAATCTCTAAAAGATggatctttttctctttttttgatgtttatactgtgtTTTTGTGTTAAGCGGTAGTGAGCTCTAATGGCTTTGTGTTTATATTTCTTGTTAAAAGGTTGATTTGGGTGgttattttcttttatatgtAGAGGAGACATAGCTTTTTGTAGCGTGGAGTGCAGGTGTAGGCAGATATTTATGGACGAGGAGGAGACCCTGAGGAAAGGTAACTGTTCGCTGGCAGCTATGAAACCAACTTCTGCATCCTCATCTTCTGCTTCTCGTCACCACAAAAGCACAAGAAACCGAGCAGGTGGTTCTGCGTATTGAGAGAGAAAAGGAACGGAAACTTGTTTCGTTTTCAATTCCAATAATTTTGTTTCAGTTTTACCCTAGTGTGAAATGGCATTGATATCCTCTCTGTCGTTTTTCAGTTTTACCCTAGTGTTTTTGTAATGACGTTGATGTCCACAATCGTCTTTTGCTAAGGGCATTCAAATTAGCCTGACGTATCTACGGAAGTTCATATGGTTTGGATTGGTTTGGTTTTTAACATGTTTCCCATCTGCCCATAAACAATGTAAGAACGGTTGCAGGAGTTAAATTGAAATTTCAAGTGCCGGACATTcaacagaagaagaggaagacagaaaagtaaaaaaaataaaaagacatTCTTGAAAGAGTAAAAATTGAGCATCCTAAGTACTGGACTTTCAAGTTCTCTGCTGTTGCTGAGGTTGCTTATTGTTGCATAAGTGGATGAAACATAGGTGGTGAATCAGAAGTTCGAATGCCTAACAATGGCAGCTCAACAATCACAACCCAAGTAATCAATTTTGTTCATAGTGCTGGCAAGTTTGCCATATGGGTGAATTAAACACATAAAATCAATAGTACAAAATTTTAACCCCCAAGACATAAAGTCAACTATAGACTGAATCAAGAATCTTCCTTTGAAGTAAAATCTCTGAGGCCCAAGAATATAAAACGCACTAGGGAGAGCACAAAATCAAGACATAGTAGCAGGGGTTGTGGATATTGTCAACTAGCGTAGAGTCGTGGGGCTGAGTTGAGGAACCAAGGTTACAGCCTAGGCACTCGGAGAAAGAGCCAATGTGATGACAAAAAAGAGGCATGGATGGTGCAGGTGAAGTCATGATGAGATGAAAATGACTATGAATAGGGACTAAAAAGAGGGGGAGATGATGGTTGAATGTAGAAAATGGTGAAGTTTTAgtggagaagaaaagaaaaagggtccCTTGGCTTACTGCTTTAACACACCTTGAGTATACTAGAGATTAAGATCCAAGTAGAAAATTGATAGATGTGAAGGAGTCTCTGCTGGTGAGATAGGTATGGTGTGTATTAACGAgtcaaaaaatttaattaatgtgAAGATAATTTTGTCTTTTCAATGTCACTTAATGGCAAATTGagttgattttgaattgaagagaaagaccaaAGTCTTTAATATAATCAAACATAATCAAATATTAAGTAtgcaattatgagattttaaaaatatagaaattaatttgtatatttacAAAAACCCTCATTAAATTCATGGGTGACCATTGTTTTTAAAGCTCAACCTAGAG belongs to Hevea brasiliensis isolate MT/VB/25A 57/8 chromosome 4, ASM3005281v1, whole genome shotgun sequence and includes:
- the LOC110633028 gene encoding FCS-Like Zinc finger 15, with the protein product MVGLSIVLEAQKGGVNEKTPQLISKAIVMINKPSPSSSSFSSHSSFPVLNFLEHCFLCGQKLLPGKDIYMYKGDIAFCSVECRCRQIFMDEEETLRKGNCSLAAMKPTSASSSSASRHHKSTRNRAGGSAY